The DNA segment gtctatataaggaataggttgCCAGAAGAAGCCTCCTAACTAACCTGTGTCTGTAGGCTGCTGGCAGGCAGATTCAGAGACTGTCGAGCAGCAGTGGAGGAAAACTAGGCCAACCGCCAGCGGCCAAAGCCAGTAAGCCACTGAGTCATCAATGTACAGTACAAGGCCTGCGGCTACTACTCTACTGCCTGTGGAATACACAGTCGGTCTGCAGCCAGAGCAGAGAAGGGCTAATGTCAGGATCAGAGAAACACATTTTCCACACACCACGTGACATTTCGGTGCACCAATGTTGTGACCTTGTCTTCAATTTACACACATCCTTGGCTTGTCTCCTGAGATCATCCTGAGAGCGCCCTGGGGGCTGAAGGGAGCtgtgagagagggagtagggatgggggtgtgttgTGTGCCTCGGGTGAGGATCAGTGGGGTTGAGGGGGAGGTCACTGTATGATTCAAGCTTGAGATACGGGTCAGATTTTGAACATGGCTCTGTCTGTGCATTATCAGGAGATTAACatactatttagggaatagggtgccatttgggatgtaaccaaTATCACAAAGGTAGTGGCGTCAATTACCTCATGACTTTAGTATTCATTTTCCCATTGTGTTTTTTAGGTGTACGTTGAGAGGCTGCTGACGTATGCAGACATAGACATTGGCCCAGGGAACTGGAAGCGTATGTTGCTGGGAGCCATCCTGCTGGCATCTAAAGTCTGGGACGATCAAGCTGTGTGGAACGTAGACTACTGCCAGATCCTCAAAGACATCACCGTGGAGGACATGTGAGTTAATCAATCAATATATGGAACATAGACTACTGTCAGATCCTcagacatttgtgtgtgtgtgtgtgtgtgtgtgtgtgtgtgtgtgtgtgtgatacttcAGTGTCTCACATGTTTGTATTTCACATGTCTAGAGTGTATGTCCATGACTGGAATGGGAACatgatacattttattttcaggatGTTATTTTCAACAGGGACTCTTCTCTTCTGCCGGCTAATTGTAGCTGATCTGTTTTGCTGCTTGCATTTTAAAGTACACACTTTTCTGGATAAATGCTCAAACTTAAAGCTTTACTGACTTATGACTGACACTGGACCACATTTTGAAATCAGAAGCATATATAAACACTGCCTgtcaaaagttttacaacacctactcattcaaggatttttcattatttttactattttctacattgtagaataatagtgaagacatccaaactatgaaataacacatatggagtcatgtagtaaccaaagtagtgttaaataaatcaaaatatatttgagattcttcaaagttgacaaccttttgccttgaagacagctttgcacactcttgggctttctctcaaccagcttcatgaggtagtcccctggaatgcatttaaattaacaggtgtggcttcttaaaagttaatatgtgacatttctttcctccttaatgagttgtgacaaggtaggagtgggatagtttgggatgagttggattgcagagtgaaggaaaagcagccaacaagtgctcagtatatgtgggaactccttcaagactgttggaatagcattccaggtgaagctggttgagagaatgccaagagtgtgcaaagttgtcatcaaggcgaagggtggctatttgaagaatctcaaatataaaatatattttgatttgttttaacacttttttttttggttaatacataatacaatgagtaggtgttataaaacttttgaccggtagtgtacattcaTGTTTTTACACCAACGTTTTGGATACATGCCCCTAATATGTTGGTTTTGATCTCTAGGACAGTGAGCTGTCTACAAAACAGTGCTACCAATTGTTGTGAAAATAAACATCATTTCTCACTTTTTTTCTGAACAGGAACGAGCTAGAGCGTCAGTTTCTGGAGCTTCTTCAGTTCAACATCAACGTTCCGTCGAGTGTTTATGCCAAGTATTACTTTGACCTGCGCTCACTGTCAGAGACCAACAACCTGAGCTTCCCTCTGGAGCCCCTGAGCCAGGACAAAGCCCAGAGACTAGAGGTGAGCCACCACTCAATTTCACTTTATCAATGATCACATTTATTTCtaaagcccttttttacatcagcagctgTCACAAAGTGATTTTATAGTAGAGCACTTTCTGACAACTGCTGATCTGAAAAAtggctttagaaatacatttgatagaTTGATTGATGGCAGCTGGTCCTCTTAATAGCAACAGTTTAACACTTGGACCT comes from the Salmo trutta chromosome 21, fSalTru1.1, whole genome shotgun sequence genome and includes:
- the LOC115156874 gene encoding cyclin-Y-like isoform X5 translates to MQQDIFDEKLHPLSKSEVPSDYDKHDPEQKQIYRFVRTLFSAAQLTAECAIVTLVYVERLLTYADIDIGPGNWKRMLLGAILLASKVWDDQAVWNVDYCQILKDITVEDMNELERQFLELLQFNINVPSSVYAKYYFDLRSLSETNNLSFPLEPLSQDKAQRLEAISRLCDDKYKDARRAGKKRSASVDNLVGVRWVPAILS